In a single window of the Streptomyces sp. CGMCC 4.7035 genome:
- a CDS encoding phosphatase PAP2 family protein: protein MATLGFLITLEIAARRYCGVPGPMTNQAKEVIFAPKPGPLYGGLALMTVVLPWRQRFIAAGAAIGIDVVFVLVRWAVDAQVADGHFFGNGALWVMLGYGVIAVTRRTGGERVLLLKGVGLGLLLVAARKTGDTWLLITAKTRPAVLDPYVATADHALGNPSWLMGRIVGATGPIGTHLLGWVYAQLAVAAIVVALYQLRNVAVERRFPRHHLVRTFLVIGLLGPGIYMIFPVVGPVFAYGPGASGTGGVHWAVANLWPHTPPPLHTPHPVPYDGITPRNCMPSLHTAWATAIFIHSRKGPRILRFAGTFWLIATLCATLGFGYHYGVDLVAGVVFSLTIEAGMRSLDRGWDRSGIQLVAYGATVFTALVVSYRYLPMEMAEHPWVFGPLLILAMTSVVYGYVRTTRQWEPKAVPARQPEPLPEPV, encoded by the coding sequence ATGGCGACCCTCGGATTCCTCATCACGCTGGAGATCGCCGCGCGCCGCTACTGCGGGGTGCCGGGGCCGATGACCAATCAGGCGAAAGAGGTGATATTCGCCCCCAAACCGGGGCCGCTTTACGGGGGCCTGGCGTTGATGACGGTGGTGCTCCCCTGGCGGCAACGGTTCATCGCGGCTGGTGCCGCGATCGGCATCGACGTCGTCTTCGTGCTGGTGCGGTGGGCGGTCGACGCCCAGGTGGCCGACGGACATTTCTTTGGAAACGGCGCGTTGTGGGTGATGTTGGGCTATGGGGTCATCGCTGTCACGCGACGCACCGGCGGGGAGCGTGTCCTGCTGTTGAAGGGCGTCGGGCTGGGCCTGCTGCTGGTGGCCGCCCGGAAGACCGGCGATACCTGGCTGCTCATCACGGCGAAGACCCGCCCGGCGGTGCTCGACCCGTACGTGGCAACCGCCGATCACGCGCTGGGCAACCCGTCGTGGCTGATGGGCCGGATCGTCGGGGCCACCGGCCCGATCGGCACCCATCTTCTCGGCTGGGTCTACGCCCAGCTTGCGGTGGCCGCGATCGTCGTCGCGCTGTACCAGCTGCGTAACGTGGCGGTCGAGCGCCGGTTCCCGCGCCATCATCTGGTGCGCACCTTCCTGGTGATCGGCCTCCTCGGGCCGGGCATCTACATGATCTTCCCGGTGGTCGGACCGGTCTTCGCCTACGGACCGGGCGCCTCCGGCACCGGCGGCGTGCACTGGGCGGTGGCCAACCTGTGGCCCCACACGCCGCCGCCGCTCCATACCCCGCACCCGGTGCCGTACGACGGGATCACTCCTCGCAACTGCATGCCCAGCCTGCACACGGCGTGGGCCACCGCGATCTTCATTCATTCCCGCAAGGGCCCGCGGATTCTGCGATTCGCGGGGACGTTCTGGCTGATTGCCACGCTCTGCGCGACGCTGGGCTTCGGCTACCACTACGGCGTGGATCTCGTTGCCGGCGTGGTGTTCTCGCTCACGATCGAGGCAGGTATGCGCTCGCTCGACCGCGGCTGGGATCGGTCAGGAATACAGCTGGTCGCCTACGGCGCAACGGTTTTCACCGCGCTCGTGGTGTCGTATCGCTATCTGCCGATGGAGATGGCCGAACATCCGTGGGTGTTCGGACCACTTCTCATTCTCGCGATGACCTCAGTGGTCTACGGCTACGTACGGACCACCAGACAGTGGGAACCGAAGGCCGTACCGGCGCGGCAACCGGAACCGCTGCCCGAACCGGTTTGA
- a CDS encoding TIGR03842 family LLM class F420-dependent oxidoreductase: MDFGLVLQTDPPASRVISLMKRAERNGFRYGWTFDSAVLWQEPFVIYSQILANTQKLTVGPMVTNPGTRTWEVTASTFATLNDMFGNRTICGIGRGDSAMRVAGRKPNTLARISEAMKVIRALGRGEEADLGGTVVRFPWIKPGAELPVWMAAYGPKALKMTGEEADGFILQLADLYLAEYMVKAVKDAAVAAGRDPSDVKICVAAPAYVTEDDSPEALAHAREQCRWFGGMVGNHVADLVAKYGEHSAAVPDELTDYIKAREGYDYSHHGRSGNPDTQFVPDDIVDRFCIIGPVDKQIEKLTALRELGVDQFAVYDMHDAQEAVIDAYGAQVIPAVNG, encoded by the coding sequence ATGGACTTCGGACTCGTCCTGCAGACGGACCCGCCTGCCTCGCGGGTGATCAGCCTGATGAAGCGGGCCGAGCGCAACGGCTTCCGCTACGGCTGGACCTTCGACTCGGCGGTGCTGTGGCAGGAACCGTTCGTCATCTACAGCCAGATCCTGGCCAACACCCAGAAGCTGACGGTCGGCCCCATGGTCACGAACCCGGGCACCCGTACCTGGGAGGTCACGGCCTCCACGTTCGCCACGCTCAACGACATGTTCGGCAACCGCACGATCTGCGGCATCGGGCGGGGCGACTCGGCGATGCGCGTCGCGGGCCGCAAGCCCAACACGCTGGCCCGCATCAGCGAGGCCATGAAGGTCATCCGGGCACTGGGCCGCGGCGAGGAGGCCGACCTCGGCGGCACGGTCGTCAGGTTCCCCTGGATCAAGCCCGGCGCGGAACTCCCGGTCTGGATGGCCGCGTACGGCCCCAAGGCCCTGAAGATGACCGGAGAGGAGGCCGACGGCTTCATCCTCCAGCTCGCCGACCTGTATCTGGCCGAGTACATGGTCAAGGCGGTGAAGGACGCGGCGGTGGCGGCCGGTCGTGACCCGTCCGACGTCAAGATCTGCGTCGCCGCGCCGGCGTACGTCACCGAGGACGACTCGCCCGAGGCGCTCGCCCATGCCCGTGAGCAGTGCCGCTGGTTCGGCGGCATGGTCGGCAACCACGTCGCCGACCTCGTCGCCAAGTACGGCGAGCACTCCGCCGCCGTCCCCGACGAACTCACCGACTACATCAAGGCCCGCGAGGGCTACGACTACTCCCACCACGGGCGCAGCGGCAACCCCGACACCCAGTTCGTGCCCGACGACATCGTCGACCGGTTCTGCATCATCGGTCCGGTCGACAAGCAGATCGAGAAACTGACCGCACTGCGCGAGCTGGGCGTCGACCAGTTCGCCGTCTACGACATGCACGACGCACAGGAAGCCGTCATCGACGCGTACGGGGCACAGGTCATCCCGGCCGTCAACGGCTGA
- a CDS encoding nitrilase-related carbon-nitrogen hydrolase, with protein sequence MSRVIRAAVFQTAWTGDKESMIQVHEQAARDAAAQGAQVLCFQELFYGPYFCQVQDPAFYEYAEQIPDGPIVKRFQALAKELGIVLVLPMYEEEQPGVLYNTAAVIDADGSYLGKYRKHHIPQVKGFWEKFYFRPGNVGWPVFDTAVGRIGVYICYDRHFPEGWRALGLEGAEIVFNPSATSRGLSAYLWQLEQPAAAVANEYFVGAINRVGVEEMGDNDFYGTSYFVDPEAQFVGEVASDKETELVVRDLDMAKLREVRDRWQFYRDRRPEAYGPLTAP encoded by the coding sequence ATGAGCAGAGTGATCCGCGCCGCCGTCTTCCAGACCGCCTGGACGGGCGACAAGGAATCGATGATCCAGGTCCACGAGCAGGCGGCCCGCGACGCGGCCGCGCAGGGCGCTCAGGTTCTGTGCTTCCAGGAGCTGTTCTACGGGCCGTACTTCTGCCAGGTCCAGGACCCGGCGTTCTACGAGTACGCCGAGCAGATCCCGGACGGCCCGATCGTCAAGCGCTTCCAGGCGCTCGCCAAGGAGCTGGGCATCGTCCTGGTCCTGCCCATGTACGAGGAGGAGCAGCCCGGCGTCCTGTACAACACCGCCGCGGTGATCGACGCCGACGGCTCGTACCTCGGCAAGTACCGCAAGCACCACATCCCGCAGGTGAAGGGTTTCTGGGAGAAGTTCTACTTCCGCCCCGGGAACGTCGGCTGGCCGGTCTTCGACACCGCCGTCGGCAGGATCGGCGTCTACATCTGCTACGACCGCCACTTCCCGGAGGGCTGGCGCGCGCTGGGTCTGGAGGGTGCCGAGATCGTCTTCAACCCGTCGGCCACCTCGCGCGGTCTGTCCGCCTACCTCTGGCAGCTCGAGCAGCCGGCGGCGGCGGTGGCCAACGAGTACTTTGTGGGCGCGATCAACCGGGTGGGTGTCGAGGAGATGGGCGACAACGACTTCTACGGGACCTCGTACTTCGTGGACCCGGAGGCCCAGTTCGTCGGCGAGGTGGCGAGCGACAAGGAGACCGAGCTGGTCGTGCGCGACCTGGACATGGCCAAGCTGCGCGAGGTCCGCGACCGCTGGCAGTTCTACCGGGACCGCCGCCCGGAGGCGTACGGGCCGCTCACCGCGCCGTAG
- a CDS encoding DUF6480 family protein: protein MNQMNRDSGAGGARGRQYGAADPEPSQTPRVEPGGVPPGETPPGEGSISEATHRDDYDRTRGWAKGPLIVILVLVVLVAGFFLAYAISLMV, encoded by the coding sequence ATGAACCAGATGAACCGGGACAGCGGAGCAGGCGGCGCGCGGGGCCGTCAGTACGGCGCTGCCGACCCCGAGCCGTCGCAGACGCCCAGGGTGGAGCCGGGCGGGGTGCCTCCGGGCGAGACCCCACCGGGCGAGGGCAGCATTTCGGAGGCCACCCACCGGGACGACTACGACCGGACGCGGGGCTGGGCCAAGGGACCACTGATCGTGATCCTCGTGCTGGTGGTGCTGGTGGCCGGATTCTTCCTCGCGTATGCGATATCGCTGATGGTGTGA
- the hydA gene encoding dihydropyrimidinase has translation MSSRTVIRGGLVITASDEIHADVLIEDGRVAALAASGTPAAEAFTAERAMDATGKYVIPGGVDAHTHMELPFGGTFASDTFETGTRAAAWGGTTTIIDFAVQSVGHTLREGLDTWHAKAEGNCAIDYGFHMIVSDVNQETLKEMDLLVEEGVTSFKQFMAYPGVFYSDDGQILRAMQRSAENGGLIMMHAENGIAIDVLVEQALARGETDPRYHGEVRKALLEAEATHRAIKLAQVAGAPLYVVHVSAMEAVAELARARDEGLNVFGETCPQYLFLSTDNLAEPDFEGSKYVCSTPLRPKEHQAQLWKGLRTNDLQVVSTDHCPFCFVGQKELGRGDFSKIPNGLPGVENRMDLLHQAVVDGHISRRRWIEIACATPARMFGLYPQKGTITPGADADIVIYDPHAEQVMSASEHHMNVDYSAYEGKRTTGRVETVLSRGEPVITEREYTGRAGHGVYTPRSTCQYLN, from the coding sequence ATGAGCAGCCGTACCGTCATCCGCGGTGGCCTCGTCATCACCGCGTCCGACGAGATCCACGCCGACGTCCTGATCGAGGACGGCCGCGTCGCCGCCCTCGCCGCGTCCGGCACCCCGGCCGCCGAGGCCTTCACGGCCGAGCGGGCCATGGACGCCACTGGCAAGTACGTGATCCCGGGCGGTGTCGACGCCCACACCCACATGGAGCTGCCGTTCGGCGGCACCTTCGCCTCCGACACTTTCGAGACCGGTACCCGGGCCGCCGCCTGGGGCGGGACGACGACCATCATCGACTTCGCCGTGCAGAGCGTCGGCCACACCCTGCGCGAGGGCCTCGACACCTGGCACGCCAAGGCCGAGGGCAACTGCGCGATCGACTACGGCTTCCACATGATCGTCTCCGATGTGAACCAGGAGACCCTCAAGGAGATGGATCTGCTGGTCGAGGAGGGGGTCACCTCCTTCAAGCAGTTCATGGCCTACCCCGGCGTCTTCTACAGCGACGACGGCCAGATCCTGCGCGCCATGCAGCGCTCCGCCGAGAACGGCGGCCTGATCATGATGCACGCGGAGAACGGCATCGCGATCGACGTGCTGGTCGAGCAGGCGCTGGCCCGCGGCGAGACCGACCCGCGCTACCACGGGGAGGTCCGCAAGGCCCTCCTGGAGGCCGAGGCGACCCACCGCGCCATCAAGCTCGCCCAGGTGGCCGGGGCCCCGCTGTACGTCGTGCACGTCTCGGCGATGGAGGCGGTCGCCGAACTGGCCAGGGCGCGCGACGAGGGGCTGAACGTCTTCGGCGAGACCTGCCCGCAGTACCTGTTCCTGTCCACCGACAACCTGGCCGAGCCGGACTTCGAGGGCTCGAAGTACGTCTGCTCGACGCCGCTGCGGCCCAAGGAGCACCAGGCCCAGCTGTGGAAGGGCCTGCGGACCAACGACCTCCAGGTGGTCTCCACCGACCACTGCCCCTTCTGCTTCGTGGGCCAGAAGGAACTGGGCCGGGGCGACTTCTCGAAGATCCCCAACGGTCTGCCGGGCGTCGAGAACCGCATGGACCTGCTCCACCAGGCCGTCGTCGACGGACACATCTCCCGCCGCCGCTGGATCGAGATCGCCTGCGCCACCCCGGCGCGGATGTTCGGCCTCTACCCGCAGAAGGGCACCATCACCCCGGGCGCCGACGCCGACATCGTCATCTACGACCCGCACGCCGAGCAGGTCATGTCCGCTTCAGAGCACCACATGAATGTCGACTACTCGGCGTACGAGGGCAAGCGCACCACCGGCCGGGTCGAGACCGTTCTCTCGCGCGGCGAGCCCGTCATCACCGAGCGGGAGTACACGGGACGCGCGGGACACGGCGTCTACACCCCCCGCTCCACCTGTCAGTACCTCAACTAG
- a CDS encoding PucR family transcriptional regulator — protein MTTALEPALSVRQVLTLDRVLAGEPEVVAGAGHLDRPVRWVHVAEAPDVGVMLTGGEMVLTTGVLLAGDEEKQAEYIRSLHRAEAAAVVLGLGRAFPAPPDVMRRAAERCGLPMVVLHRPFPFAELTEEVQSRLVRRKFAAVSLSESVRTALTGLITAAAPLQRLLDEIAVHAGCPVILTNLAHRVLATAGERSAVDDVLRDWERIARQAGGSEGDGWVRAELGGRGERWGRIVLCGYRGDSPIGRLLAERAAEALVLHRMLHASVHSWEEQSAQSLLTDLVSGVVPARQLLPRARAAGLPVNRRAFVPLVVRDGDPAHLDRVLRMLGLPGLVAELADGATAVLLSLARDQDAEALAAHFAARLRTESGACGTVVAAADARSAWEDVPGGLREAQHVADAVADHSAALDLPAVVRLRDVHLRGLIRLLRDDPHVQAFAERELDGLLCGRDAEQELLPVLRTYLATGRNKSRTAQLHHVSRPALYRRLEAIQARLGVDLDDFEQAASVHIALLAHDAQRG, from the coding sequence ATGACCACCGCCTTGGAACCCGCCCTGTCGGTACGCCAGGTCCTCACGCTGGACCGGGTGCTCGCCGGAGAGCCCGAGGTGGTGGCCGGCGCGGGGCACCTCGACCGGCCGGTGCGGTGGGTGCACGTCGCCGAGGCCCCCGACGTCGGGGTGATGCTCACCGGTGGCGAGATGGTCCTCACCACCGGGGTGCTCCTCGCCGGTGACGAGGAGAAACAGGCCGAGTACATCCGGTCCCTGCACCGCGCGGAGGCCGCGGCCGTCGTCCTCGGACTCGGCCGCGCCTTCCCGGCGCCCCCGGACGTGATGCGCCGGGCCGCCGAGCGCTGCGGGCTGCCCATGGTGGTCCTGCACCGGCCGTTCCCGTTCGCCGAGCTGACCGAGGAGGTCCAGTCCCGGCTCGTCAGGCGCAAGTTCGCCGCGGTGAGCCTGTCGGAGTCCGTACGCACGGCCCTGACCGGGCTCATCACCGCCGCCGCCCCGCTCCAGCGGCTGCTCGACGAGATCGCCGTGCACGCCGGCTGCCCCGTGATCCTGACCAACCTCGCCCACCGCGTGCTCGCCACGGCGGGGGAGCGGTCCGCCGTCGACGACGTGCTGCGCGACTGGGAGCGCATCGCCCGGCAGGCGGGCGGCAGCGAGGGCGACGGCTGGGTCCGGGCCGAGCTGGGCGGACGCGGCGAGCGCTGGGGCCGGATCGTGCTGTGCGGATACCGAGGCGACAGCCCCATCGGGCGCCTCCTGGCCGAGCGCGCGGCAGAGGCCCTCGTTCTGCACCGTATGCTCCACGCCTCCGTGCACTCCTGGGAGGAGCAGTCCGCGCAGAGTCTGCTGACGGACCTCGTCTCCGGGGTCGTACCGGCCCGCCAGCTCCTTCCCCGCGCGCGGGCGGCCGGGCTGCCCGTCAACCGCCGTGCCTTCGTCCCCCTCGTCGTACGCGACGGCGACCCGGCCCATCTCGACCGGGTGCTACGGATGCTCGGACTCCCCGGCCTCGTGGCGGAGCTGGCCGACGGGGCCACCGCCGTGCTGCTCAGCCTCGCCCGCGACCAGGACGCCGAGGCGCTGGCCGCGCACTTCGCGGCCCGGCTGCGCACGGAGTCCGGGGCGTGCGGGACGGTCGTCGCGGCGGCCGACGCGCGCAGCGCGTGGGAGGACGTGCCGGGCGGGCTGCGCGAGGCCCAGCACGTGGCCGACGCCGTTGCCGACCACTCGGCCGCCCTCGACCTCCCGGCCGTCGTACGTCTCAGGGACGTCCATCTGCGCGGGCTGATCCGGCTGCTGCGCGACGACCCGCACGTGCAGGCCTTCGCCGAGCGGGAGCTGGACGGGCTGCTGTGCGGGCGCGACGCCGAGCAGGAGCTGCTGCCCGTGCTGCGGACGTATCTCGCCACCGGCCGCAACAAGTCCCGCACCGCCCAGCTCCACCATGTCAGCCGCCCGGCGCTCTACCGCCGTCTGGAGGCCATTCAGGCCCGCCTCGGAGTCGATCTCGACGACTTCGAACAGGCCGCCTCCGTGCACATCGCACTGCTCGCGCACGACGCCCAACGAGGCTGA
- a CDS encoding NCS1 family nucleobase:cation symporter-1 has product MTDTAPTAIPPSAQVTLPDGRVEIAPGSPPPSGPYANEDLLPVPVEKRTWTTYNFSALWVGMAHNTASWTLASGLIAVGMDWKQAVFTIALANVIVLIPMLLTGHAGPKYGIPFPVFARASFGVRGANLPAVVRALVACGWFGIQTWIGGEAIYFLAGKLIGDSWASASKVGGYAWTMWLSFAIFWVIQVAIIYRGMETIRRFENWAAPFVLVGAFVMLWWMSSKAGGLGPLFDQPSKLGWGGDFWKLFWPSLMGMIGFWSTLSLNIPDFTRYGRSQKAQTWGQALGLPTTMTLFAFLSVLVTSGSQAVYGEPVWDPVQLAAKTDNVVGLLYALVTVLVATLSVNIAANLVSPAFDFSNIAPRKISFRTGALATCVLGVLIFPWKLYSDPQGYIFTWLGLVGGLLGTVAGILIADYWILRRGSLDLVDLYRSGGRYWYEGGWNWRAVVAFVAGGVLAVGGADFHPLIDGRPIPALSSLADYGWAVGLGTSMVLYVVLMLPRGREKATA; this is encoded by the coding sequence ATGACCGACACCGCTCCCACGGCCATACCGCCGTCCGCCCAAGTGACCCTCCCCGACGGGCGCGTGGAGATCGCCCCGGGTTCCCCGCCGCCGAGCGGTCCGTACGCCAACGAGGACCTGCTGCCGGTCCCCGTGGAGAAGCGCACCTGGACCACGTACAACTTCTCCGCGCTGTGGGTCGGCATGGCCCACAACACGGCCTCCTGGACCCTGGCCTCCGGTCTGATCGCCGTCGGCATGGACTGGAAGCAGGCGGTGTTCACCATCGCCCTGGCCAATGTGATCGTGCTGATCCCGATGCTGCTCACCGGCCACGCGGGACCCAAGTACGGCATCCCCTTCCCGGTCTTCGCCCGAGCCTCCTTCGGTGTGCGCGGGGCCAACCTCCCGGCCGTCGTACGGGCGCTGGTGGCGTGCGGCTGGTTCGGCATCCAGACGTGGATCGGCGGTGAGGCGATCTACTTCCTCGCCGGCAAGCTCATCGGCGACAGCTGGGCGAGCGCGTCCAAGGTGGGCGGCTATGCCTGGACGATGTGGCTGTCCTTCGCGATCTTCTGGGTGATCCAGGTCGCCATCATCTACCGCGGCATGGAGACCATCCGCCGCTTCGAGAACTGGGCGGCGCCCTTCGTGCTCGTCGGCGCGTTCGTGATGCTCTGGTGGATGAGCAGCAAGGCCGGTGGTCTCGGTCCGCTGTTCGACCAGCCGTCCAAGCTCGGCTGGGGCGGGGACTTCTGGAAGCTTTTCTGGCCCTCCCTCATGGGCATGATCGGCTTCTGGTCGACGCTGTCGCTCAACATCCCGGACTTCACCCGCTACGGCAGGAGCCAGAAGGCCCAGACATGGGGCCAGGCGCTGGGCCTGCCGACGACCATGACCCTCTTCGCGTTCCTGTCCGTGCTGGTCACCTCCGGCTCGCAGGCCGTGTACGGCGAGCCGGTCTGGGACCCGGTGCAGCTGGCCGCGAAGACGGACAACGTGGTCGGTCTGCTCTACGCGCTGGTCACCGTGCTGGTGGCGACCCTGTCCGTGAACATCGCGGCCAACCTGGTCTCGCCGGCCTTCGACTTCTCCAACATCGCGCCCCGGAAGATCAGTTTCCGCACCGGTGCCCTCGCCACCTGCGTGCTCGGCGTGCTGATCTTCCCCTGGAAGCTGTACTCCGACCCGCAGGGCTACATCTTCACCTGGCTCGGCCTGGTCGGTGGTCTGCTCGGCACGGTGGCCGGCATCCTCATCGCCGACTACTGGATCCTGCGCCGGGGCTCCCTCGACCTCGTCGACCTCTACCGCTCGGGTGGCCGCTACTGGTACGAGGGTGGCTGGAACTGGCGGGCCGTGGTCGCCTTCGTGGCCGGCGGGGTCCTGGCGGTCGGCGGCGCGGACTTCCATCCGCTGATCGACGGCCGTCCGATCCCGGCCCTGTCGTCGCTCGCCGACTACGGCTGGGCGGTGGGCCTGGGCACGTCGATGGTGCTGTACGTGGTGCTGATGCTGCCGCGCGGCCGGGAGAAGGCCACGGCCTGA